The Pseudoalteromonas carrageenovora IAM 12662 DNA window AACATTAAAAAGTCAAACCTATCAACTTGAGTACACCACCGAGCATGCTTCGCCAAAAGTTAAGTCTGTTCAGCTACCTGCACACAAGGTGCTAAGAAACCAAACAGTTAAAATTATTACCGACAAAGCAAGTGTAACCGATAAGCTTTTATCACAAATTAGCCAAGCACTTAACGACAAACAATTAAAAGTTACAACTAAAAATAATAGCGACTACACACTTACTATCCAGCAGTTAGACTTAACATTCACTGACGATACTAAATACGCTATAAAGCAACCTGAAAACCCATTTCCTATTTATACAAAAGTTGCTCAGCAATACCCAACTCAGCAGTGCGCTGCAATATTTGCCCAAGTTAGCATGCGACTAACACACAAAGCGTCGGGTGATGTTGTATGGTTTGCTAAATCATCAATAGACAGTGCAAGTTTTCATCGTGAGCCATTAGTTTATAGTTTTAGTGAAGAGCAAAAGATTACTAATGAGCTTGAAATTGCTTCGTTTATCCATCAGCAAAATACTGATGAAGCACGTATAGCAAGGCTTGGAAAAGATATACAGATACCCCAGTACAAAACTCTTTCTAAGTTATCGAGTCTTACTAAATTAAGCGGCCCGTGTAATAGAACAGAAGTAAGCGCATTAACACCTATGATGCAGTTTTACCTAAGCAGTATATTAATCGATAAAATTAAAGTGCAGTAGATTTTAGTCTGCTTACACTTACTACATTTTTTTACAGATTAAAGGAACGCCTTAACAATATACTACGCTTAATAACAAATAATAATTAGGCCCCTAGGGATGAGAAACGCTTTGCTTAATCATACTTTTTTGAGCATCACATTGCTTTTTTGCTGCATATTTAGCACATCGAGTATGGCAAGTAATCGCTATTATGCCGATAACACGCTAGAACCAACTCAAGGTTTTGCGTGGGACTGGAGTGCAGGCGCTGGCTTTTATATTGAAGACTCTTACCTTGTTGGGATTGAGTCTTACGATAAAGGCGTCGAACTTGACCTCAGCCTTGCTATTTCTTACGACAGATTTTACCTCGATTTTGATCATAACCAGCTAAGCGGCGGCCTTGTTATAGGCTACAGCCTTATCGATAAATTTGATTGGGGCCTAGATATTTTAGGCACCAATACTCAAGCCGGGTTTGATGAAAAAGGCCTTGGCTTTTATAACAATGGCGTTATAAAAGAGCTGCAAGGGATAAAAAAGCGTAATTACGATTTTGACGTAGGTCTTAGGTTAACCCGCAGATTCGAAAACTCACAATTCTCCTTTGAATACCTTCATGATGTATCGGGTGCCCACAATGGCTGGGTAATAAACAGCTTTTTTAGCCAAATATTACCATGGCGAAATTGGGAATTTAGATCCGGGGTGGGTATTAGCGCCTACTCCGCTGACTTTACTAATTACTATTTTGGTATAGATAACGATGAAGCCACCAGCCTTCGCCCTGTATATAGCAGTAATGCCAGCACCAGTATTATGTTTGAGTTTCATGCAGAATACCCCTTGAGCCGCGACTGGGTATTTTTAGCGGGTTGGCTCACTACTTGGTTTTCAAAAGAAATCGACGACAGCCCTATTATTTCCCAAGGATATCAACATAAAGCCAAGGTAGGCCTACGTTATGTATTTTAGATGGATCTGTGTATTACTGATCTTCCCAAGCCCTTGGCTTTTAAAAGCACAAGAGCCACCAGAAGCACTTATAGCATTGCCCGATACCTGCGTTGCGCTGCGCGAAGGGCGTAATTGCTATGCTGATGTTACACTCACGTGGGAGCAACCTGTAATTGGTAATTACTGTCTGCGTGATGCAACATCAAAGTACATAATGCAATGTTGGCTCAAACAGCAAAGCGGCACTTTTAATTATGCTTTTGACTCACAGCAAAGCATTTCATTTGAACTATTTGATAGCAATACAGCTAAAGTCATCAGCACAGCAGAAGTAAAGCTACAATGGGTTTATCAAAACAGACAAAAAAAACGTCGCTGGCGACTATTTTAATACCACTTGTTCTAAGGATATTTTATGGATAACTACGGCACCATTTTACTTGTTGAAGACGATGTATCGCTTGCCCAGTGGGTAGCTGAGTATTTAACAGAGCAAGGCTACACTACTCATGTTTGTCATCGGGGTGACGAAGTTGTTAGCCAAGTAAAAACATTGAACCCTAATATAGTGCTGCTTGATATTATGCTTCCAGGACAAGATGGCATTAGTGTTTGCAGAGAGCTTCGCAGTTTTTATAGCGCACCTATTATAATGCTCACCGCACGCGATGAAGAAATGGATGAAGTCATAGGCCTCGAAGTCGGTGCGAGCGATTACATAATGAAACCTGTTCGCCCGCGTGCCTTATTAGCACGAATCAAAGCCGCGCTGCGCCAAAACAATGAACCTAATACGCCACAGGTTAACGAAAGCCGTATTCAAGTCGGTGCGCTTAGTATTAATACCGAATCAAGAAATGTAACCCTTAATGAGCAAGATATAAACATATCAAGCGCCGAGTATTTATTACTACATTACCTAGCAAGTAATGCAGGCCAAGTTGTATCACGCGATGCTGTATTTAAAGCAACTAAAGGCAGAGAGTACGACGGACTTGATAGAAGTGTTGATGTGCTTATATCTGCACTTCGTAAAAAATTTAATGATGACTCACAAAACCCAGAAAAAATAAAAACTATTTGGGGCCGTGGCTATTTACTTGTTTCTACTGCGTGGTAATAAAGTGATAAATAAATGAAAAAGTTTTATATATCACTCCTAGGCAGTGCACTGTTATCTATTGTGGTTTTAGGCTGGCTTATTGATGCATTTAGCCAGCGCGCACATACGCCACAAGATGAGTTTAGCCAACAAAGTAAAATGATTACTGGTTTTAGTAAGCAGCTCGCCAACATTCCTACACCAGAGCGCAGCAGCTATGTAAAACAACTTGCCCAAGAGTTTGATATTTTAATTGATTACAAACCTAACGAGTCGTTAGCCTTACCGCCATCACTATTATTACAAATGCACACCCCAGATGGTCTGATTTTAGAAGATCAGCAAGGCTTTTATATGCTTTACAGCAGTGAAATACTAAACCCTTTTCATTTATCTATGCGCTTAGATAAACACTCTGATGGCGAGCAACGTAATGACATAATGCTAACACTGCTATTTTATGCAGGCTTGTGTGTATTTATGGGCTTTATTATTGCCCCTTTAGCAAAACGTTTAACTGTATTAAACGAGGCTGCCAAAAAATTTGCATCCGGTAACGTTCAAGCCCGTATAAAAGTGTCGCACTTTACTTATATAAAAGATGTTGAGCTCACCTTTAATCGCATGGCGAGTCAGATAGAAAAGCTCGTCGCCGAAAATAAATTAATGGCCTCAAGCTTATCTCACGATATACGCACTCCTATAGCCTGCCTTCGATTTGGATTAGATGCCGCGCTTGATAGCCATGATGAGCATAAAATAAAGCAATATTTAGCACGAATGGAAAACGATTTGGATCATATGGAGTCTATGCTGAGCAGTTATTTAGCGTTTGCAACACTTGAGCAAAATGCTAATAAACTGACCTACTCTTCAACAAATATTAAACCATACCTTGAAGATATTTTAGTACAGCTTGCGCCAAAGCTTGAATCGCAAATGCTAAGTGTGCAGCTTAACAGTAGCGACGATTTAATAAGTGCCGATCTTCATTGGCTTGCACGTGCCATTACAAACTTATTAACGAATGCCTGCGATTTTGCGAGTCAATATATTTACTTAAGCGCAAAATTACACGAGCAACAGCTTATAATTACCGTAGAAGATGATGGCCCGGGAATCGCCCGTGAAAACTTTAATAATGTATTTAGCCCATTTTTTAGAGAAGAAGATCACCGTAATAGAGCCGATAAAAGTTATGGTCTTGGTTTGGCCATAGTTGCCAAAGTAGCTGATTGGCATCACGGTAATGTTAAAGTCACTAAAAGTAACCAACTAGGTGGGGCTTGTTTTACCCTCACTATTGCTCAGCATTACAATCCGTAAAGCAATAGTTACAGAATAAAGTTAACAATTATTAAACAAAATCAACTCGTTATTTTAAACGACTCGATAACAATAAATAAAATTGATGGTTAATACATACACTCGACTTATTAAATTGTGCTAAATCAGCAAATAAGCACTTTTTATTTATTTACATTTCCAGTAGATT harbors:
- a CDS encoding response regulator transcription factor: MDNYGTILLVEDDVSLAQWVAEYLTEQGYTTHVCHRGDEVVSQVKTLNPNIVLLDIMLPGQDGISVCRELRSFYSAPIIMLTARDEEMDEVIGLEVGASDYIMKPVRPRALLARIKAALRQNNEPNTPQVNESRIQVGALSINTESRNVTLNEQDINISSAEYLLLHYLASNAGQVVSRDAVFKATKGREYDGLDRSVDVLISALRKKFNDDSQNPEKIKTIWGRGYLLVSTAW
- a CDS encoding MipA/OmpV family protein, which translates into the protein MASNRYYADNTLEPTQGFAWDWSAGAGFYIEDSYLVGIESYDKGVELDLSLAISYDRFYLDFDHNQLSGGLVIGYSLIDKFDWGLDILGTNTQAGFDEKGLGFYNNGVIKELQGIKKRNYDFDVGLRLTRRFENSQFSFEYLHDVSGAHNGWVINSFFSQILPWRNWEFRSGVGISAYSADFTNYYFGIDNDEATSLRPVYSSNASTSIMFEFHAEYPLSRDWVFLAGWLTTWFSKEIDDSPIISQGYQHKAKVGLRYVF
- a CDS encoding sensor histidine kinase — encoded protein: MKKFYISLLGSALLSIVVLGWLIDAFSQRAHTPQDEFSQQSKMITGFSKQLANIPTPERSSYVKQLAQEFDILIDYKPNESLALPPSLLLQMHTPDGLILEDQQGFYMLYSSEILNPFHLSMRLDKHSDGEQRNDIMLTLLFYAGLCVFMGFIIAPLAKRLTVLNEAAKKFASGNVQARIKVSHFTYIKDVELTFNRMASQIEKLVAENKLMASSLSHDIRTPIACLRFGLDAALDSHDEHKIKQYLARMENDLDHMESMLSSYLAFATLEQNANKLTYSSTNIKPYLEDILVQLAPKLESQMLSVQLNSSDDLISADLHWLARAITNLLTNACDFASQYIYLSAKLHEQQLIITVEDDGPGIARENFNNVFSPFFREEDHRNRADKSYGLGLAIVAKVADWHHGNVKVTKSNQLGGACFTLTIAQHYNP
- a CDS encoding DUF3019 domain-containing protein codes for the protein MYFRWICVLLIFPSPWLLKAQEPPEALIALPDTCVALREGRNCYADVTLTWEQPVIGNYCLRDATSKYIMQCWLKQQSGTFNYAFDSQQSISFELFDSNTAKVISTAEVKLQWVYQNRQKKRRWRLF